The sequence below is a genomic window from Dermacentor andersoni chromosome 6, qqDerAnde1_hic_scaffold, whole genome shotgun sequence.
aaacgaaactatcaagtttacaactctgtaattcagcaatagaaatgatatcacaattctgtgaactgcatctaatagtacatctaaagaggagaaaattgatatgttatacatgaatccgaaaaaatttagtaatatggaactacaacttctgcagaacctttgtacacgCGTGACAAATTTATGTAAGATATAAAATGGCATATAGAATTTGACTGCTTTGAATGATCTcatggatgccatttacaaaacCGGGATATCtcttcttggtgcagagctattaacttataaacttcgtgcttctattatttTCTAACTTTTGAATTCCGCTTCCAACTgtgactagaatttaactttccctctcaagTGCAAAAAAATTCGTTataattggtccaggggttatttcagaaaagcgtttttgcgttttacatgtatttgattaggccgcgtcggaattgggcccgagctaaaacaTCCTCTTAATaggcaaccaggagtcatcagagaACAACAGAGACAGCAAATTGGATGCAATAAATGGAAACCAAAAATATTACGGAGAATTGCAAGACTGGGAAGGAAGCAATTAGAAGCGAAAATCTGTACGATATCGCGTAGGAGAAGTTCCTTGCTAGTTCAGGCTCGAGCTTACTGCCTAAGGACAAGAACACACTGGAGAAAAGATtcacaactacattaggcatgtgtatgctgcagcaaaaatccggagaccactcggcacatcctaatggaatgccgAGGGATTCTTCCAGCAATGCTCGCAGGTAACGCACTCCaaccagaagcgcttggatttaaagtggacgaaagcatcaccggtcagcagtcgagataagcaagagacgtttacgGTATTGGTAGAAAAATttcagggaagagattgatacggtcggatccgttacaggcagaGGCAGCGGTACAAAGTAGATTGAGAAGTTTTGagcacgaaaaaaagaaggattaaggagagagagagagagagagagagaaagaaagaaacgtttattattcGAAACAGATACCCGAGCGAGGCCCGGTATCACCGTAAGGCGGGAAGGCTCTTTAGTCCAGGAACCCtatggcttcgactgccctcttggccctgcgACGAGGTGTGGATGTACACAATTATGTTAGAATGAAAAtcatgtatggcatacctgactaaaagaagcaggctaggtgatttGTCACCGCGCCggttcaaagggaatgccaataaatcatcatcatgatcatcaatCATCGTCAATTCACACTCCCACATCTGCAAACTGTAGCTTTGCTTGACCGCCCGCAGATTAATGTTAACTCATGAATTGGGTCACCTCATCATAACAACCCAATCAGTTTATTAGAGTAAGTTCAAAATAAGACCTAGGTTTATTTTACCTAACTATGGCTACAATTCAGGCATCTCACAAATAAAACGATATTTCACTTCCACCCTTAAGTACTCGTCTTGATTTTACAATGTTGACTTTCCAAGTATGTTCATGCGGCTAGAGAACCTTCTTTACGGCTTGAAGTCACACCTTGCACATCTGGCACATTACATAATCGCCTCAGCTTCACGTGCATCTGCGAAAGCGCTTCCGCATTCAACTGGCCGACGCTTCCTTGTGCAATTCCGTTATGGAACGCTGTTCCTTATTTCATAGCCTCCGAAGCAAAACGTGATCAATTCCGCCGGCTCATAATTTCATATTCCACTACATAACGATGACAAATGGCATGACGTCATTTATATTTACAGTTTTATACCTTCGGTACGTATAAAACTTGTATTTCTGAGCTCATTCTTCTCCTTATTATTCTTGTATGCTTTATCGGGACGTTGGCGTGGCTACCTTTTGTGTATTGTTAATGTATTTACTCTACTGACTCTATTGCTTTGCCTTTTTTGTCTAGTATCTACAATAGCGTTTGCATTCCCTTTTCTTGTGCAGTACTCTAATGTTTGTGTCATGTCTTGTATACGTTATTATAGCTTCTATTTGGCATATATGTATATTATGTTTTGGTCTTACCCATCTAGTCTTTACTGTGACGCCCCCTTTACCGAATGTCTTATACGAGGCCTGTGAGgaaattgtaaataaataaataaataaataagtaaataaataaataaataaataaataaataaataaataaatattgtggcTTGCTGCTACaaaccaaataaaaaaaaggacatgCGTCTGCTGCGTTTCTGAGATTGTTGCGACCAGTTATACggacactccgggcgcatttttgccatcggcgtcgccgtcactgtgttccgtataaagtccaaggccgaTAACCCCGTCACCGCCCATTGTATGCTCTATGTGcgtgtgaaagcgtgcgagggtgagccggcgatcgcggctcaatatcgcgcgtgcaatggaggaaagcgggcaggaagcgcgccgtcttccgtcgcgcgcaaggaaccGGGGGGAGAGGGGCCGTTGTACTTCGGCTGCAATCGTCTATGGCGCGGCGGGACGCAGTCGCACggaccttatcttgaaagcgatctgctttgcgACCCGAGGAAATAAATGCAATGCTCGAAATTCAACACGAGGACGTAGTAAGAGCCACGGACCAGCGCTATTTCCTCACAGTATGAACCAAATCGCCCAACATGTCTTATTGGGGGCAGCCTGGTTGGACTGACGGCTCATAGCTATGCGTAGTTCTGTGTTCTCGCCGCGCAGTTGGCGTTAAAGCGACAGACAGCGCGAAGGTCCTTTCGTTCGCTGCTGCTATATACcgcgcttctttattttttatttattagtgtACCCTCAAAACCCagagggcgttacagagggggtgggtacaatgcacatacaaaataaaacaataaaaggaATTTACAGGAAAGAACAACAGTTTGCAGCTACATCAGTAAGTGTTCAGTAACTGCAGGCTTGAACAATGCTTGGTCCTCAGTGGCAGcgatggaggggggaaggtgattccactcccTACTTGTCTTCGGAAGAAAAGAATGTAAAAAGAGATTAGTGCGGCACAAAGGGACGGCTACCTTATATGGGTGGTCAACATGGGATGAAAAGTAAGGAGGTTCTGAGATGAGTTTCTGTCGAAGTACTTGATTATGAAAGAAAATTTAATAAAAAGCAAGAGGCGTGAAATCGTTCTTCTCATCCCCAGATCTGGAAGGTTGAGTGGATTTCATCAAGGTGACACTGGCAGTACGAGCAAAATGATTGAGCATAAATCGAGCTTAACGGTTCTGGACCGATTCTAAGGTATCAATTAGCGGTGATAGAGATGGATCCCAGACGGCTGAAGCGTACTCGAGCTTTGGACGGATTATTGTTTGATATAGCTGtagttcgaggtgtgctggcgcTTGGCGAAAGTTTCGGCGAAGGTAACCAAGCGTACGACAAGCATTGTTTGTAATGTAGTTAGTGTGAGAGTGCCATGATAAATCGTTCGATatgtaaacaccaagatatttgtaagtacTAACCTGCTCTAATTTAGTTCCGTTGAAGGTGTAGGTAAAGGGTTCAGAAGTGTTAGAACGCGAGCTTgccatgtttttacatttatttacgttaagggtcattagccaagTATTACACCAGTCAGAGACGCGATTAAGGCTAGCTTGAAGGTATTTGTCGTTTTCGTTAGTTCTTCTACGGTACATGACACAGTCGTATGCAAACAGTTTTATGGATGGCGTGATGTTACGcggaaggtcattgatatatattaAAAGAGCAAAAGACCTAAAACTGAGCATTGCGGAATGCCAGATTTCAcatcagcattttcacagcgagtgtgcgcggtacGTCATCCAGTGTGATGtatgcatgtttgcctgtgcgcgctgacaccatgcttgctgaTTTACATAGTGCGAGAGTGTTTACAAGTCTATACGGCGATGAAATTACTATACTTATTATGACCgcctactaatttactatcgcaatcgatgctgcgcctttcgggcgaaactgcgactttttcgaACATGTGTATTCCATTAAACTAAACTATGCACACTTGAATCTAATAAGCTTATGCACGTGTTGCAAAGTGGCTTTGGCACTAATACTGAATTTTCCATTTGCTAGTAAAAATTTTGAGACAGGAATTTTCTCcagacatataatgctttcggtTAACTCTTGCGTTTGCGTTGTTTCTACTCACAATTGAGCACATAGAGCTGGAGTAGGCCTAATACACCTACAATGTGCACAATCATCTACCCCTACTGTCtcaattattaataataataataacaattaaCGATGTTTGCTGGTCCGCTTACGACGGTTGATTTATATTCCCTCAAAGCTGGAACGATCATGTGCGTGTCTAAGTGATAGCTTGTGGCGTCACCTCAATGTTAAAACCAATTGACTTCTGCGTTGTGGCTCGGCGTCTGTTTAACAACAATATACTTAATGCTTAATGCTATTATAGTCACGGCTGATGTATAATTCATGTTTGCTAGTTACTTCATCATGTTACCACGTATCTTGCAAATCAGCTAGCTTAATAGCGCGGCCAACGGGCTTCGTCAAGTAGCCGCGTCTTGACTATGCCTAAATAATTGTCGGTAATATGCTTCATTAGGATGCCTCGTTAATTTGTCCATCGCTGAATCGCTTCCTACCAGGGCAAGAAGACAAAGTGCAACTGGGTGTGGACTTTCAGCTGCACCTGTTCGCTGGCGGCCGTCGTCATGACGGTGGTCATTTACTTCCGAGACCGACGCGTGAGCGGCGAGGTGTACCCAGGCTACGTGGTCGAGAGCGCCGCGTTCAACGCGCCGTTTCGGTTGCCGCGAAGTGGCGCCTACCGGATGGCGACGGCGTCCGGCAAATTGCTTATTCAGCCACCCGAGGGCGCCTGTGCCAAGGCGTTTGCCGGAGACAACGGCAGCGCCCCCCGGGAGGGTTACGTGGTCGTAGTGCACTCGGCGCCGCATCACTTCGAGCACAGGTGCGACTACTCAGCGGTCCCCGCAGCTCGGGGCAGGAGTGCTATCCTGTGCCTCGCGAGCCGTGCTTGAAGAAGCTCTGGCTTGTCATATTAAAGGGCTCTTTACCACTGGCTggaaatttcggttatacgctggaacttGTAAAATGCCGTCTACTTAGCGTGTTCCCGATTGCAAATGACAACAAGAAAAAAGATTGGTTTAATATTCGAGGAGATAGGGAGGTATTTAAATGTCGCGCCACCATGCTTGCAGGAGGCGCGCTTGACTGCAAACATGAACATACTCTCTCATTGCCTCTACTGGCGTCCGCAAGGTAAATTCATTTGCTGCATTCTGCCATGACAGAGCAGAGGGATTGAGTTACACGTTGAAGTCACAAGCGTCGCCCCCTTCtttacttttttctcttctcgCTGCACGGTGCACTTCCAGTGGTGGTTTTGCGCGATCTGCATTAGATGATGCACCGAAGTCACGTGTCATAGTCGGTGACGTTGCAGGCAGAGCGTCTTACGTAGACCGGCAGGAAGCGCGACTTCGTCGACAGAAAGGGCGGATTGGttttcatttgaaatttcagttctttttgcGTCGTGCAGTGGTTCAATACTTAACAGGCACGGTCGTCAGTGCGTGATGTGTGCGCTGCGCTTAACTGTTCGCAATGCCAAAACCCGGCGACAGGTCCTTTAAACGAATAACTATAGCTTACCGGAGACGTGGGCGGCAGTAACAACGCTTGTAGAGACATATTGTATCACTTAGTCCCCTAATATCAGAagtagaaatatatatatatatatatatatatatatatatacacgttaaCGAATGCATCACCGCCGACGGCTTACACCAGCAGCTGAAAAGAGAATGGTTGGTGAATGCACTGTTTGTGCTTGCAGGGCGAAGAGACGTGAGAAGAGGCAAGCTTTGTCACTTTCTCGTCTTTTCTCGCTGCAAGAATTTCAAAATGACTCCAAACCAACTGGCCCATAAACATGGCATTATGTTGTTCAGTGCAATGATAAGCGCTGTGTCCTCTCTGGTTCAACTCTGCACCGCAAGATGGCCACACCGACGCGGCTACTAACGTATACGGCGTGGTAACCAGCAATTGCATCAACGGGAATTCGTTTGTGGACAGGCTTGACCGCTCTAATGAACATGATTCCAGGATACTAACTATCCCTCATATAGCCACGTCACTGTGCTAGGCCTTGGAAGAAATGACGATGTAAGTGTTTTAGGCGAACTCGAACACCTTTTCAATTCGCGCATTTCAGTCCTATAGGCATACTCGCAGCTTCTCAGGTAAATGCGTACGTTGCTATTCTCAATTTAATGAACTGCGCAATTCAATATGCTATAGCGTTATGGTAAAAGCCATATTCGTGTGTTCATATTATGCATCTGTCTTAGCTCTTCGTATTCTCCTGATCCTTCCCTACAATGACGACTTCAGGTGTCGTGCTGACATATTGATTTTCTTACGCTCTTTGACATCTTCCAGCTTATTTAAAATGAAATTACAATGTCTAGAAGACAACACGTTTGCATAAGTGCGTGAAAGGGATTGCGAAGTAGCACTGCTCTTCTTGTGTGACATAAATCTCAATTGTTACGCAGGACATGCGTTAAGAAGATGAGTTGAGAATCGCGTTTTATCACAATGTTGAGACCTGCAGAATATTTCATGCTTGCATGCGACAACACAGGAGGGTTTCCAGGACGGATTGTGATTTTTAGGGGGTTTGTATCAAATAGTGCAAGCCTTCTTTTTAACCTATCTGTGTCGGTCTCATTATTTTTCCGTTCTGCTATGAGCTGAAGTTCAGCATGCAGCGTTATGAGCTTGGTTTCGGTGACGCACTAAAATTACGATACTTTCATTCGCTGACTCTGATAGCCCGCTAGTTAAGTATACTCGTATACTGATACGCATGTGACTCGGCCTCGAAATTGTTTTGTCCGTTACCAGGTCCGCCATTAGAGCGACGTGGGCCAGGGACGTCAGCATGCCTTTGAACAGTGGCAATGTCAGAATCGACGCCCTGGTGCTTTTTGCCATGGGCAGGCCCGGTActtcaccgctgcagcatcaGACTCAGGTCAGAATTGCCACAGAAGCGGCCCTACACCAGGACATTATCCAGGGCTCCTTTCCCGGCACCTTCAGTGCGTCTCTGCCGCTCAACGCTATCATGCTCAAGTGGGTGTCCGTAGCGTGCCCGCAAGCGAGCTATGTCGTCAAGGTTTCAGACGACTCCTTCGTCAACATGCAACTGCTACGCGAGACCCTCGGGGCCGCACAGCTTCGCAGCTCTGTCGTCTACGCTCATATCTACCGCAAGCCATCGGTGTGGAACGGCCACAAACTGTCGTTCATCAGGGACAACATCTGCGTACCATGTGGCTACGCGATGAGCGGTGACACGGTGCTCGATCTCCTGAACCGGACGACACGCGGTGGCTTCACTAGCGTCGAGCATCTCTTCTGGAATGCCACTCAGGACCGCGTCGCACCGCTGAGGCTCGTTAACATGCAGGCGTTCTCCACCACTCGCGGTGCGGGTTCGAGCCCTTTTCCGTGCGGCGTAAGGGACGCCATAGCGAGCCATCACTTGAGCGCGGGCGACATGCACGAGGCCTGGAAGGTGTTGCACAATGGCACAGCATCGTGCGCCGACAAACGCACTGAATCGGAACTACGTGAGCCATAGAATCTGGCACTCCTGCCGGATGCCAGCTTCCGTGACGTAGATTGCGAGAACGACAAAATGTCACTAATTTTAGCCTAGTATCTGCAGGCATCATTAAGCTAAT
It includes:
- the LOC126521537 gene encoding beta-1,3-galactosyltransferase 5-like, which gives rise to MPLCCCASGKKTKCNWVWTFSCTCSLAAVVMTVVIYFRDRRVSGEVYPGYVVESAAFNAPFRLPRSGAYRMATASGKLLIQPPEGACAKAFAGDNGSAPREGYVVVVHSAPHHFEHRSAIRATWARDVSMPLNSGNVRIDALVLFAMGRPGTSPLQHQTQVRIATEAALHQDIIQGSFPGTFSASLPLNAIMLKWVSVACPQASYVVKVSDDSFVNMQLLRETLGAAQLRSSVVYAHIYRKPSVWNGHKLSFIRDNICVPCGYAMSGDTVLDLLNRTTRGGFTSVEHLFWNATQDRVAPLRLVNMQAFSTTRGAGSSPFPCGVRDAIASHHLSAGDMHEAWKVLHNGTASCADKRTESELREP